A genomic segment from Diadema setosum chromosome 11, eeDiaSeto1, whole genome shotgun sequence encodes:
- the LOC140235343 gene encoding uncharacterized protein codes for MPPELYDEILERVRGRIRRQYTWYREPLEEGLKLAATLRHLVSGTKYSDMQYGWRVPDNTLSVVAREVCQAICDEYADEVMTAPSTPDGWKQLAGGFYKRWNFPHCVAAIDGKHVPIRKPPLSGSLCCNYKGFFSIILLAIIVDSDYKFIWCDVGGRYDTIGERG; via the coding sequence ATGCCCCCTGAACTCTACGATGAAATCCTGGAGAGGGTCAGAGGAAGAATCAGGAGGCAGTACACCTGGTACAGGGAGCCGCTGGAAGAAGGTCTCAAGTTGGCAGCTACTCTCCGTCATCTTGTGTCTGGCACCAAGTACTCCGACATGCAGTATGGGTGGAGGGTGCCTGACAACACCCTATCTGTAGTGGCCAGGGAAGTGTGTCAGGCCATATGTGACGAGTATGCAGATGAAGTCATGACAGCCCCTTCAACCCCTGATGGATGGAAACAACTTGCTGGTGGATTCTACAAGCGGTGGAATTTTCCCCACTGTGTGGCAGCTATTGATGGCAAGCATGTGCCCATCAGAAAGCCTCCTCTGTCCGGCTCGCTATGCTGCAACTACAAGGGCTTTTTTAGTATAATCCTGTTGGCTATTATAGTGGACAGTGACTACAAATTTATCTGGTGCGATGTTGGTGGTAGGTACGATACAATAGGGGAAAGGGGGTAG